The genomic DNA TTAGGATCTATACAGTTGTTGTTAACTAGCTAATAAATACTTAAAACCTGTAACAATGCTGCCAAAATACTTTGCCATTATAATCCATACATACTGGCAGATGTCCCTGACATCCATCAGATGCCTAATTACTAAATATTAAGACTAAAAGATTACTTTTGAAGTGcaaaatagctattttaaatataataaaacttacATACTTTATcatattaactaaatatttatatatttgtgttgcCAAAAGTACAGACCATGTTGCCATTCggtactgaaataaaaaaagtcaatttaaaaAAACTCTGCTGAACAGTGCTCATGATAGCGGGAAATGGACCGTCGTAAAATTTTCAGTACCGGTGGTATCGCAGTTGGTACTTTTAACAATACTATTACATATCACTCTTTTTACTATTGAAGGCAATAAGCCATAAGAAGCTATGGATCACAGTAATTTTTATCATGGTAAAGAGTATTTTAAACACTAAAGCCATGGAAAAATCACTTTAATGCATGACCTCTCATGAATTAATCCTCTATTACCTCACATGGCATGGTGTTTTTTCTTCCTCTGGACTTGAAATGTTACCTGTATAACATTAATTTAACTTTTGtatattttcactttttcaatTGTTTAGTTTTCTTCCGTTATTCTGCAGTGTGTTAGTTCCTGATCTTTGTTTTTCTTGCCTTGACCAGCACAGACCCAATGCACACTATTCCCACATGCTTTAAATGATGCTCTCATGTATCCTTTGCCAGCGGGCTCTGAAGCTCATCTAGATTCCTCGCAGAGGTTGTATTGATTGGAGTTGTGCTTGCCTCTTGAACATGATTCCCTATTATGAGGAATTGATTGGCTTCTCATTGGCTGGTCTCTGTGAGAAAGCGTCTGTATCCTGTCAGTCTTAGGGAGTGAAAGAACCATTGCTATCTAAATGCCACAGGTTTTCTTAAAATCTCAGATAGACagccattttattttatctaatgGTTTGAACGGCATCAACAAGACTATCGGGTCACTATGATTCTAGTGACAACCTGTTTGACAAAGTCTGTGCAGACTCATTTTCCTGTCGTTGCTTTCCAAAATTTGACTTCAGTCTTAAGTGGTAAAGTCCATACAACGGCACAGCGCAAAGCATTGGCTGAGCATGTTTGTGCACTTACGTAGAGTAGCTATGTATCTGGCCTTAATTTTTCCATTCATAAGTTTTGGAAATCTAACCACAATGTAAACAGCTAAACATTCACAACTGTGATTGATCTAAAATATTGAGGTGAAGAGGATTTCCAAGTCTAAATGTTTAGACAAGGCAAAAAACACTCATGAGCTTCGGCTCATCCCCCATGCTCAGTCGAAATCCTCTGTTACCCCCAGCTGCTGCCAGATGTTGGCCATTATGCTTGAGGAACGTGAGCTGGCTCAGGCTGCATGGTGCTCTGCCTCAGATCTCAGACACAGCCCCTCGGCTTTTAATTAACTCAACACCGTGCAAAGGAGAGAGAGTCTGCAGCGTGCAGCCACTGCCTGTCTTTCCACCGttgcagaatgtgtgtgtgtgttagtatagAAGCACAAGAAAGGTTTCCTCCGCTACATGGATGCTATGCATTAGTAAAgaatagggctgggtatcgattcagatgttccagatcgattcgatttcgattcacaagctctcgattcgattttctatacTCGTTTCTCGATCcaagtcaatgaatatagatttaatacaaatactatatgtataaaaaagaacagtgaacataagtttacaattgggtaataactaaaaagaaattaagagccacaaacctgtatattaaactctttcattttaggtacacttgggtatagtgttgtcaaaagacccggtacttcggtaccaagtcgatactaaaaaaatgaaaatgtcacggtaccaggtttctttaagtaccagtGGGTACCCGGTCAACCCGCTTCTTGACACATACAGCGCTGATTTCCGCGAAGAataaaacgcggacggaatctcaaaatccagtcatgaaaatgaaacttacattttaatatggacagtcacggaatttgtcaaagttagcataaattaggctaatcaaatcaaatccacatatggaccagtatctgtaaatgttaagccgcaaaagttggtttgAAAAGTTGGAGAcactgcatgttctgcgcgtctctgtgtgaatgaatgaatggcagagacgtgcgggtttgtttactacatagactgaagtgcttgacgcttgcagtaatttcagcatctgccatctcaatgaggacataaagacataaacaacatcaccagaactgttctgagtcacttcacaagcattttacggtttcatttgagtaaaaccagtgtcaaaatacaagtagcccgtcaaaataaaagtaaatttttacataaaggcattgcgctagaaatattactattatttagtagaatgtatgtgatactgctactactgttgaaaaaaataataaaacttaattttttaaagaaataaatcacacaatattttttccatgtttaaattttaatagcaaatcccctttatttaccaaaaaataaaatgtttacatttaaagacCAATTAAATTTGGgtaaaacttgtttactgtttttcataattataatacttgtagaaaaactttaaacacaattgtaaataagtataaagaatgccattggttttatttttagtgataagtttttttttttttttttttttttagcatatttatgtgttttgctttggtaccgaaattggtaacGAAAACCGTGGaattaaattttgaaaaaaaaaaaaaatcaattcatgGTCTTCGAGAATCGATTTTGAAGCGACCAAATTtgaaaaaacgattaatcgaagaaaaaaaaaattttccccAGCACTAGTAAAGAATAGTGGTTAGCTTGGATCACAAAACTCACTGATCAAGTCATATTGTAGGTCTTGATCATTTTTTCTGGTcagcatgtaaaaaaatatatccgTGTTACTTTCTAGTGTAACTGCTTTCCATTTATTACTTAAAGCACACTTTAAATACTTCTTAATTTCACAATGCATGAAAACTTGTAGCCTAAGAAAGTTCAAACAAGATTAGAGGCAAGTGGACAGGCAGTGTAAAAAGAAAACGTACATCAAATTACAAGTATAGATAAacgaagtaaaaaataaaataatgtctcGGACACAGACAGCAGTAGGTATTTATatgctgctgtccctttaagaccttaTGCATGAATCCAATATAATGATACAAATCCAAATTCTTTCTGAGCTGCTATTGTTCACTTATTACATAACCGTCTGCGTTTATGAGAATGATTGCCGAGACGATTATTTTGGCAAATTTTTAAGTGTGTAAACACAAACATGTCTATTTGAAATGCACCTCTGTGTGCACAGAAATTAAATGTgtaatagggatgggacggtatgaaaatttaatatcacgattatagtgactaaaattatcacgattatcaatattatcacggttttgttgaaacgagatgaaagtgttcaaaaatagttgatgctcacactgaaaacatttcagcaagttttatatttaataatcaacaaacaactaataaaacaagcaactctatgcacttaatttaaagaaagattaaattctgtggcatttccttccttacaatgaaaagtgtagaagcatagaaaagcatagaaaagtcactgactttcgccattccttctcgaaaaaaaacaaaaaaaacattgtgcgctgcgcttgcgtcagactgttgctggctggacgtgatttaatagtgagttattaaaaccgcgataatcaaacacggttttaatgataattcatttttaaacgatattactaaccttcagcacattttatcacggttatcaataaaaccggttatcgtcccatccctaatgtgTAATGTGTAAATTGGCAAGACGGAACGCATGCAAATAATAAACTATAACTatgatgttattttattcaactgTTATTCAACTGTGATCCATTCAACCCCTAGTAAAgaagttaattttcattttaataaatcacttCGTACCTGGTAACATTTTATCCTGGTATATTTGATGCATATGAGAATAGGTGAATATTGTGCACTTTCTTTGAGCCTTGGTTTCAGGTTTGCATTTTTTGTGATCCCTGTTctcacacaggaaaaaaaaaaattggtgaaaCAATTTACACTCAGAAATTTGctagtaaaataattacaaagaaagggcaagtaacacattcaattaaatatgatattttgaagtagaaaacctgaaatagtattttcaaaACAGCAAGTTTGAACTTACAAAGGAGATCTGAGAGTAAGAAAATACCTTATAAATATATGATTTCAGCAAATAGCTTATAGTTGGGACTATTCATCACGTAAAACTATTATATTGTTTCATAACACTTGAAATCAAGCCGTATTGACTTTTTATGGATTTGTTTGGACAGCCCTTGACTATAAAGAGCTAATAtactttatgtaaaaaataataatgtagttAACCTTTTTGAGTAAGCTTTTCCCTCTCTTTGCAAGTTTTGATGCAGGGGACTACCAGATTAAAAACCGCTTTCTATCCAGTTGGTGGCAAATGAGGCCAAACCTTCTAGCTAATCTGATTAGTCCCTATGACATGCTGCAAATGTCCCACCCTATGATCCTCACAGTCATTTTATTAAAGGAGTAGAGTAATGAGATTACACATTCAGCAGACCCAAACAGCTGGCGATGGGCCGTCATCACATTCAGGAGACCAGTGAAAGGGTTTTAGTCACTGAAATGCCTGCAGAGGGCTTTATCTGGCTAGGTATGTCTTAATGTCTTCACCACAATCCACAGAATCTGTGCTTGAAAATGATTTTGTGTAAACACTGGCTGTGGTGGATTACTGCGGACGTGCTATGGGAAGCAGACGCGTTTTGGTAGTGTACATTATTATCCAGTGAGCGGTGTGAATATGCAtacttaaaattagatttttgaatGATTCCTTAACCAAGTAAGTTGGTCTGACAGTTTTTGCTAGTTTTTGCTACATGAATGGTAGCTTAAGTGAACCTGATGGTagtttttcaaaaatgaaaatgcatcttGTGCAAGCTGTAGATGTCTAACCTTTTTCCAGTTGTTTAGCAATTATACATCTTTTCTAGATGAATGGGTTTCTCGTTAAATGTTGCTTACCTAATTTAAATTTGCTCCAAATAAATCTGTCTGTCTCTTATGTCTgtttaatggttttaaaaataaaaatacttttgttcACGCTAGTCTTCTGTTGACAATGGATAATTTGAAGTGACGTAGCTATACTTTCAGAAAAGTGTGTATTTTAACTTGAATATCCTGGTTGAGTGCATTTCACCATAGAGTTCTGCCGAAGCTGTATTTTACCGTAAATGCAATGGTTTGTTAAACCTAAAAAGTTCATTAAAAAGGATACATTACATTACTTCAGGCTTTAGATATTGAACTTGTACATGTCTATAACCTCCAGGCTCAACAGTTAAGTGAAGAGTTTTCAGCGGAGTTAGTGCCGCTCTAATACTCCTTAACAACTCTGTTCGGCCCCACAGGAAACCCCGGATAAACTCCCAGCTGGTGGCACAGCAGGTGGCCCAGCAGTACGCCATTCCTCCTCCCCCAAAGAAAGAGAAGAAGGAAAAGCCTGAGAGGCCTGAGAAAGATCGAACCGAGGGGGAGCGTCCCGACAGAAATCCACATGACACCGAACACACAGACAAGGACAAGAGTGAGAAGGAGCAGCCTGACAAAGAGAAAAAGGACAGAGAGAAGGAAATCACCCCAGCTGTCATCAAGAAACCCAACAGCAAAAAGAGCAAGTATGTTAGTCACCAATAAGAATGTGAGAAACTTGTGACTTTCTGCTTTATGGAGCGAGTAACCAAAAAATGTCTCTCTTTACAGACCCAAGTTAGATAGCCATCAAAGCCCACCCAGTGAACGAAACAGCATTCAATCTGGCAAATCCACAACCAAGACCAAGAACTCCCACATCTCCAGGTATCTCACCATTATCTTtgcatttcatcttttttttttcttttaagtgttGACAGGATCATATAGCATCAAAGCATGGGTGGAGTGAAGCAACAGCAGCTCACTGCATTTTGTAATGACAAATGAAAGAACAAGTGAGCCAAAGAAAAAGTGAGTAAAAAGGAAAAAGAATCATTAATTTACCATACCAGCCTTTTTAAAGCATTAGCTAAGAACAAATATGATTTCACAAAAGAAGCACTGTTTCCTTCTCACTGTTCAAAATTAAAATCTGTGATCCATTCCTTCTCCACTGTAAAATTCTTTTAATGTGTGATGCTGaacacaaatatgtaaaaaatgaaaTCATGTTTGTGAAATTCCCATCAAGTTGAATTGAGGCTATTCTTGGCTAATGCTGTAAAAAGGCTGGTATGATAAATGaaaattttctgttttcatttttactcTTTTTCTTTTGCTCACTTGTTCTTTTCTCCCTcccttccttcctttcttcttAATACCTACATATCGCACAGTCCACCTAAATTCCATTACTATTTACACATTCCTGCTGTCTACTAATAGTATATCAATTTAGTTGaagacatacactactgttcaaaggtttgtcgtcagtatatatatattttttttcccttaaattaataagaataaccttttaattaattaataaccttaatttGATCATAAGAGACAGTAAAGGcatgtattttacaaatatatttttttaatcttttttaaattttctattcatcaaagaatactgacaaaatattaagcagcataactgttttaattattgataataatatttatacatgtttactgagcaccaaatcaacatattataatgatttctgaaggatcatgtgatgaaaTTTACCaatccaaaacttttgaatggtggtgtgtTAATATTGACCTGTTGGACTTTTCATTGTTCATTCCGGCTCCCCTGCTCAACAGGGCTCCAGAATCCAATTGAATGATCGTATTTTGCACAAGTTTGCCAGTATGAATTTTGTAAGAGAAAATCAGTGAGAATGTTTGTTTCTGTGgtttaatttgtcattttgatGGTGCTGATCAGATGCTAGTTCCCAGCTCTCATACTCTGAAAACACTTCTTTTAGCACTAGTCACTTTCATACAGTCCCATAAAGATGCTTAATGCTGTCATTTAAAAGCCAAAATAATggtagtgtaataataataactgcagTTGAAGGTCTGGCTTGAGAATGTGTTGTAAGTCACACTGACAGTGAACAAAGCTGGCAGACAGCAGTGATAAACGTCACTGCAGAAAGTGCTCTGATTCACAAatgcctctctctctgtctgtgtctgtctctttctctctgaatGAGCGAGTCGTGGGCTGATCTCAATTGAGCAGCTCAGTTTTACTCCCACTCACGCCCTGTTGGCCGCCGTCCCACCATTCTGTTTCTGTCTGCTTCTGCCAGCAGAGCTCATTGTGTCACATTGTCTTGGAGGCATACTAACAACTGAGGCTAATGCCAATCAATGAGATTTAGCTTTGTGCTTTTGCCATGCACACAACCCTGGAAACAGGTCTCAATTTTTAGTAGTGGGCTTTTTGTGTAAATGTAAGTGTTGGTGATGTTTAACTTTTGAAATGTGTGCTGTtgagtattaaagggttagttcacccaaaaatgaaaattctgtcattaattactccccctcatgtcatttcaaacccgcaagaccttcgttcatctttggaaaacaaattaagatagttttgatggaatctgagaactgtctgaccctgcatagacagcaactcaactgaaatgttcccaaagGAGAGCAAGGAGAactgtaaaataatccatgtgacatcagtggttccgCAATTATATATAGTTATGAGAATAGTTTTTgtgctcaaaagaaaaaaaaacgactttattcaacaatttgtctctttCACATCACCctggtgccattttggagagtatctgcTGGACCTATGCTgtactgttgaataaagtcaaaTTGGTGAATAataaagtattctcatagctttgtaTAATTTTCGGATGTCATATGGATTATTTTACAGAtctccttgctacatttctggatttgggaacatttcagttgcattgcagtCTATACAGATTCCATCAAaactatcttaatttgtgttacaaagatgaacgaaggtcttacgggttcgaaacaacatgaggttgagtaattaatgacagaattttcatttttgggtgaactatccctttaatctggcTGATCTCTGTTAGTCTTTGCATGCTTTTTTGGTTTCTGATGTTTGGGAAATGTGAACCTAACCATATTTTCTCAAAATCATCTTTTCATCTCAAATTTCTGAATACCAAGCAGTGTTTAGGGAATGTTATTCCTAAGTGTTGGCACTAATAGTTACCTGATTTTGTTTTTACTTACTGCAGGTTAGTTACTTATGTCTTTTGTGTTAAAGATTGTGTGGGTGTGGATAAGTGTTTGTCTCCTAAACATGGTTTGCATGCAACGCCCATATCCCTGTCCTTTTCtgcatttaaatcaaaataatgcAAATACTGTGGAAGGTGAAATGCAGGACTTGCCCCCATTGTCTAACCATTGAAACAATATTGTTTGTAATGGATGGGCCCAGAAAGAATCTGTAGTGGGGGGTTTTCCCCGCCATTCTTTTCACTGGTTTATGTAatcttataaaatatttttagatttctaatactttttttattttttatttttatttttataatttaaaatatacgtCATTTTTGCAAATATTCAAATACTTATGCTGttaaaaattgattaaaaatatttgtaatatatatttttatattttgtgattgCAATACTGAGATTTCAGCATGTTACTTAAGTCTTTTATTTATTAggaaacattctaatatgctgatttggtgctcaagaaatatatatatatatatattagtgattatcattgtaaacagttgtgctgcttaatacttttatggaaaccatgataaatGAAATTTTGCATGTATTTTGTATCTTCATTTGAAAAATTTAAGTCATGAATCTACAGTTATGTTACTTCACTATCTTTACATCCAAAAAGTGATCGATTGCGTTCTTTGACACATTATCCTCCTCCAATCTGCAGGCCCAAGCTGAAGAACATTGACAGGAGCACAGCCCAACAGCTGGCCATCACAGTGGGGAACGTCACAGTGATCATAACAGACTTTAAGGAGAAGACCCGCACCTCCTCCACCTCGTCCTCCACAGTGACCTCGAGCACCGGCTCTGAAAAGCAACACCAGAGCTCTGGCTCCGAGAGCTTGGACAAAGGCTCATCCCGTGCATCGACACCAAAGGGAGATCTCTTGGTCGGGCATGATGAGTCATTCTGAGCACCACGGACGCTGTCGAGACAGCAGGGATGTACTTTGCCTCCATTTCCCCTCACCTTGCCCTGAGCCAACTCATATTCATTTCTGTCACTGAAAGAGGAACATACTGTCCTCTTACCCACACACACTCAACATACCTACACATACATCTGTGTAAATGGTGCAACCATGGTGGACCGTGGATTTGGTCTTCTGGGCAAACTGTCCCTAATTTCCCTTCCTGGAGACATCCCACTCTTGtatgtattgttttatatttgtatgtGGATGTGCAGCTGAatcaacatttttgttttgtttaaaaaaaatatatatataaatatgtaaatgtcctCTGTGCACAGTAACCACCGACATTTTAACTATTCCGGACCATTAATGCTCTTATTTATATTGCATCTTTTTACTTTtagagaattttttatttttttttggtcaaaggTTTTTTTCAGATAAAGTAGCTCAAGCCGATGGCTCCCCTTTAGTGTTGAAACCAGTTTTCTGGAGATTCCTGAGAAACTTCTCACAATGGTGCTAGCTACACTGTGAAATGGTTTCAGTCCTCAGAATGACGTTCACACCATAGAAACGGATCCCCGTGCTCCTGAAAACAGGCTGGTGTCAGGCTGCATTCTTCTGTTGCtttgttttgggatttttttccattttgcGAGACTAATCTGAATTTGTGCACTGGGGGGGGGTCCCAAGATCTAGTTTCGTCAACATACTAAACAGAGAATGTTTTACACCCGTTGCGTTATGGAGAAGACAGCTGAGATTCACAAACTGCAAGAAGACATTGCAAGCATGATGTGTGAGCTTTGGATTTGATCATTCGAAGATGAACTGAGGTTTCTTAATGCTCACTTGGCTTAATGTCTGGTTTTGCAATTGTATTCAGAACATTTTGTTTGACAGCTTTTATTGTCCTTCATGGTCAACATATGATGTATTGTAAAAACACTAAAAGGGTTTGATGTCTCAAATGTCTCAAAGGTCCGTAGGCCTTTAAAGTTGAAGAACTGCTTCTgcgttttatagttatttttgatCGAAAGAAACCGATTTTAATCTTAGGGTTTTACTCAGCCTTGTTTTAATCTGAAAACAGATTTGTGACATTTTCCCATTTTCAGAAACCTAGATGATGGTGAGCAGTGCAGTATTTACTAAAACAGTCCCAGCGCTAGAAATAAGAGACATTGTGCTGAACATGAACTGTTGCTGAATGCATGGGAACTCTAGCAAACATTCAGCACTAACATTTTTCAATTAGTTTACTTCAGTGTCACGAAAAATTGACGCGAGCATGATTTCCTACAATATTCCCGCTCCCCATTAACTCGAGATGTCTAGCTGGCGGTCCCACAATTCTCAAAGTCAGCATATCTTCCCTTTGAACTGTATTAAACCTGTACAAAGTATGTGTATATGATATGAGTTTTATTTATTGAAGGACCAAAGGAATTTGATATTGATGACATGCTAGGCAAATGaataattcaaaatgtaattacCATATGTgtgatataacattttaataaagtctAATATAATCCATTTCTAATGTGTAATTCTTGTCCTCTTGATATATGCAGAAGATTTGTATACATGTAAATTCATAGACATTCAATCTGTGAAGACAACACTGACTTTTGTCATTGTACTACGTGTTCATTCTGAAATGGCATAGAATTATTACAGTGAACTCCCATCGAGCTGTGTTTCCATCTGCAAATACTTtgtatgttttaaaattaatagattAATGGACATTTTAAACCACTGGCAACTTTGATGCTTTGAATGGGTTACTGCTTTTGTTAACCACCTTTGATTTGCACTTCATTAGCAGGAGTAGACAGACTAAAGCATCATGTATAAATGAAGACTTCACTGGGTTGTTTCGCAAGGGTGACCGTGTGtcttgatttttatatatatatatttacatatatatacatatatatatacatatatatatatatacatatatatatatatatatatatatatatatatatatatatatatatatatatatatatatttgtgtgaggTTAATCAACCAAACCGCTATTGATTGTTGGATATAAAGCATTTAAGTTgtattggtattaattttgtattcTGACCCAGTGCAATTCAAGACACTATTCTTAAAATcagtttttcacaagtatgcaaaGTAATAACCAGAAAAGGGGTTGTTTGTAAATCACAAATCAGTGGGGTGTTTTATTATTCTGCATTATTCAGATTGAGATTTTACTACATTTTAACCCCAAAAGTCATCAAATTTGCAATGTATAGCTTAACAGAACATTTcgtaaaatgtatgaaaatagcCATTTTTCCACTTGCCTTATCCACTGTCAGAAACAGTTACCTGAATTTTGTAAAAccgtaaaaaaaaaggaaagaaaaaaaaagaacaaacaatgaATTGTATCTTTAAGTTATTTAAATTTGAGAAGAAAAACAATTGCTGAATTTAAACTGCTTATGTATAACTAAAAATGGTGCAGCCAATGTAATAGGCTATGAATGGCAATGGAGTCTTTCCTTCTTTTTACGCGCAAGCAGTTCTGTTCTTGTGTACGACCAGTAACCTTAATTTACTGTGTAAAGATGGttactttttttttagctttgtttGTCAGAAACCCAAATATAGAATGCTTATTTACATATTCTATAGCGTTAACCTTGTGAAATTACAGTGTACCTGTATAGTCCTGGCTCCCTTGATTTTGTAAGTGTCTAGTAAAAATGCTTTTACAGTTTCCTTTTGCATAAGGTTTAATTTTGTAAGAAGGaatcttctttttttctgtttcgtTTTCTTGCTAATTGCTGTTATTGGTAAATTTTTTGTGGAGcgcattcatttgtaaatgtacattttacttgcctttcttgatttttttttattgatcacTGCTCCTTATCTATAGCTTTATACCATGCTAACATTCAACAGACTTCTGGCATGTGCACGACTTTGCTTTTAGATGCTTCTTCGTCATTTCCCTTGCTTCCGTAAAAATGTCTATTGATgcattttgcttgtttttttccactaataaaatgttaaatttatcAGTGTTGTGCATATCTTGGTCTTTTTCATACAACTCAACTTCAGCACACCCAGACAAATGATCTAATAAATACAGTGACCCTAAAATGCATTTACACGCttaaaattacttttaaccaAATGATCTCAAGGTCTTTAGACCAGAAACTGTCCATTGTCTTTATCTTAAACCCTATATCTACCTATTTGATATGCTAGTCTTTATTATCTAACTTAAGTCTTTAGAAATCTTTTCACTGCAtacttctttttaaaataaattgcattGAGAATCATACATGTTAAGTGCAATTTAAGCACTGCACATTCTGTTTACCAGCAATCTCATAACATCGTTTTATGTTATGCTATTTGCATACGCTTTAATATGGGTGTCAAAATGGCATGTGACACTGGTCTTGAGGTCTGCGTTGAAGCCCTGACACTTGAAAGGGGTTTAATGCTGGTCTTTGGCTCTTCCCATCTGATAATAAGCCTGAATAAGCTTGTAAAAGACTTTGCGTGTGATTACTCATGGTCTCAAAACCACTTGTCTCCATCATCACCCAAAATCTGCCATAATCCTTCAGCTGCATTCACTAAGCCTGTCTGTTGCAGCACTCGTCCAGTCTCCAGTGTCCTGTAGCTTCTTTCATTAAACTGCAGAACCAATTGTAGTTTTAACTCCTCTCCCTGGGCTATCCTGTGACAGGCTCTGGATCGTCCCGCTGTGTCTGTCCCGACTGATGCATTTCCAAACAAGCCCAAGGGTTCTCCAGAGAGCCAGTCGGAGAGGGGGGCCTCATCTCTACCATTACCCACCTTGTTCCCACTCCAGATGGGTCTCTTCCACACCATTCCCTCCCTCCAGACCACAGAGTGAGGAATTCCATATGTCTGGGAAGGGAAGAACATCTGCAGATAAGGGAAGAGCATTTTAAATGAAGGAAAGCAACAAGCCGACTGTGGTAAAAGGTTATAGTATGTTTAACAGA from Carassius carassius chromosome 17, fCarCar2.1, whole genome shotgun sequence includes the following:
- the LOC132160896 gene encoding RING1 and YY1-binding protein B-like, with product MGDKKSPTRPKRQAKPTADDGFWDCSVCTFRNSAEAFKCSICDVRKGTSTRKPRINSQLVAQQVAQQYAIPPPPKKEKKEKPERPEKDRTEGERPDRNPHDTEHTDKDKSEKEQPDKEKKDREKEITPAVIKKPNSKKSKPKLDSHQSPPSERNSIQSGKSTTKTKNSHISRPKLKNIDRSTAQQLAITVGNVTVIITDFKEKTRTSSTSSSTVTSSTGSEKQHQSSGSESLDKGSSRASTPKGDLLVGHDESF